The sequence TGTGGATGTGATGCAGCTCCTTATTTCAGAATATTCAATCCCTATGAACAGACGAAAAAGTTTGATAAAGACACTCAGTATATTAGGAAGTGGCTTCCTGTAGATTATATCGAAGAACCTATCGTAGATCATACAAATGCCAGAGAACGAGCATTGAAGGTTTATAAAGAGGCATTAGCAGAATAACAAATAAAATAGAAAAAATTGGCTAAAAAAGGAATTTTATTAATCAATCTTGGCTCTCCAAGATCAACGGCGGTAGAAGATGTAAAAGAATATCTTGATGAATTCCTGATGGATGAAAAGGTCATTGATTATCGATGGATTTTCCGGGCACTTTTGGTTCGTGGAATTATTTTAAAAACCAGACCAGCAAAATCAGCGGAAGCTTATAAAACTGTATGGACAGATGAAGGGTCTCCGCTTATTGTTATCACGAAAAAGATACAGCAAAAGTTACAAAAGCTAGTGGATATACCGGTAGAGATCGGAATGAGATATGCAGAGCCAAGTATTGAAACAGGGATCAGGAACCTTGTTGAAAAAGGAATTACGGAAATTGTATTGTTTCCCCTTTACCCACAATATGCAATGAGCACTACAGAAACAGTTATTGAAAAAGCTGAAGAGATCAGAAAGAAAATATTTCCTCATGTAAAGATCAATTATATTCAGCCCTTTTATAACCGGGATCTGTATACTGATTGTTTGACGGAAAGTATCCGAGAGAAGCTTCCTCAAGATTTTGATGCCTTACTGTTTTCTTATCATGGGGTTCCTGAACGGCATATTTATAAAACAGACCCCACAAAAACCTGTAATATGAATGACTGTTGCCATAAAGATACCCATCCCAGTCATTCGTTTTGCTATCGTCATCAATGTTTTAATACCACTGAACGAGTGATCAAAAAACTAGGATTGCCAAAAGGTAAAGTCATTGTTTCTTTTCAGTCCAGATTAGGAAAAGATAAGTGGATAGAGCCCTATACAGATCATACATTAGAAACGATACCCGGCAAAGGAATTAAAAATCTTGCTATTGTTTGTCCGGCATTTGTTTCAGATTGTCTTGAAACCCTGGAAGAAATTTCCGTTGAAGGAAAAGAATCATTTCTGGAATCTGGTGGTGAAAATTTCACCTATATTTCCTGTCTGAATGATGAAGACCGTTGGATTGAAGTCATTCGGGTTCTTTGTGAAGAGCAGCTTAATCAATTCTATTTAGTATAGTTTTGAGTATATATTGTCATTATTCTTTAAAAAATTAGGTATTTTTGTAGACTATCTGAAACGAATGAATTATACGCTTATTAAAGATTTCATAGACTTGTTGCAGGATTTTGAAACGGAAGTCCGAGCTTGTCCTGATCTGTACCCGGGAACTATTCAGGGTTTTAAAGCATGGATTTCTGATAAGGAGAATGCGGGCAAAAAAGATCACCCGGAAGAACCTTACTGGGAAGGGAAGGAGAATGGAAGAACACCGGAAAGTGCCATAAGTACATTGCTTGTTCATCTTAACCGATATGCGAAAACCTATTCAAAATCTGCGATTTCAGATTCTGAATTTTCTACTCAGGAAGATTTTATTTATTTAATCAATTTGAAAGCTTTCGGAGAAATGACCAAGATGGCTCTGATCAAGAAAAATATTCAGGATAAGCCCGTAGGGATGCTTATTATTGCAAGACTATTGCGTCAGGGACTTATTGAGCAGATGGATTCTGATATAGACAAACGAAGTAAATTAATACGTATTTCTGAACGAGGCCTGATTATTTTGGAAAAACAAATGGAAAAAATTCGTCAGGCTACTCATATTGTTGCAGGAAATCTTAACCATAGCGAAAAAATGAATCTTATACGTATTTTGAATAAACTGGATCAGTTTCATTATCCTATTTTTTCTAGGAACATTGATACTGATCAACTTATCAATACAGTGTATGATGAGTATTCATTTAAAGAAGCATAATATCAGAAATTTCTCTCTGAATTTTTTCTGGAGATAAACTACAT is a genomic window of Chryseobacterium nakagawai containing:
- the hemH gene encoding ferrochelatase; its protein translation is MAKKGILLINLGSPRSTAVEDVKEYLDEFLMDEKVIDYRWIFRALLVRGIILKTRPAKSAEAYKTVWTDEGSPLIVITKKIQQKLQKLVDIPVEIGMRYAEPSIETGIRNLVEKGITEIVLFPLYPQYAMSTTETVIEKAEEIRKKIFPHVKINYIQPFYNRDLYTDCLTESIREKLPQDFDALLFSYHGVPERHIYKTDPTKTCNMNDCCHKDTHPSHSFCYRHQCFNTTERVIKKLGLPKGKVIVSFQSRLGKDKWIEPYTDHTLETIPGKGIKNLAIVCPAFVSDCLETLEEISVEGKESFLESGGENFTYISCLNDEDRWIEVIRVLCEEQLNQFYLV
- a CDS encoding MarR family winged helix-turn-helix transcriptional regulator encodes the protein MNYTLIKDFIDLLQDFETEVRACPDLYPGTIQGFKAWISDKENAGKKDHPEEPYWEGKENGRTPESAISTLLVHLNRYAKTYSKSAISDSEFSTQEDFIYLINLKAFGEMTKMALIKKNIQDKPVGMLIIARLLRQGLIEQMDSDIDKRSKLIRISERGLIILEKQMEKIRQATHIVAGNLNHSEKMNLIRILNKLDQFHYPIFSRNIDTDQLINTVYDEYSFKEA